One genomic region from Sphingobacterium sp. UGAL515B_05 encodes:
- a CDS encoding RNA polymerase sigma factor — protein sequence MSPLHNLSEETLILLLKKKNQQAFSYLYDHYANALFGVVSRIVASTEHAEEVIQDVFVKIWRHIDVFDAEKGRLYTWMINIARNTALDHRKSKAIVNEQKNQPLSNIVNREEEQDQSQDELHTKADFIGFRNILDKLKPEWRILIEMAYYEGYTQQEIAEQLDVPLGTVKTRTRAAFIQLQQLLRSIVNFGY from the coding sequence TTGAGTCCATTACACAACCTTTCTGAAGAAACATTGATTCTTTTGTTGAAAAAGAAGAATCAGCAGGCTTTTAGTTATCTTTACGATCACTATGCCAATGCGCTCTTTGGGGTGGTTTCTCGTATAGTGGCTTCAACTGAGCATGCGGAAGAAGTCATACAAGACGTATTTGTCAAAATTTGGCGACACATCGATGTTTTCGATGCCGAAAAAGGCCGTCTTTATACCTGGATGATCAACATTGCCCGTAATACAGCCCTCGATCATCGAAAATCAAAAGCGATCGTAAACGAACAGAAAAACCAACCGCTTTCAAATATCGTAAATAGGGAGGAAGAACAAGATCAAAGTCAGGACGAACTACATACGAAAGCAGATTTTATTGGATTCAGAAATATTTTAGATAAATTGAAGCCTGAATGGCGTATCTTGATTGAGATGGCCTACTATGAAGGATATACACAACAAGAAATAGCTGAACAACTTGATGTCCCGCTCGGAACGGTAAAAACTCGTACCAGAGCGGCATTTATACAGTTACAACAATTATTAAGGAGTATCGTTAATTTTGGATATTAG
- a CDS encoding anti-sigma factor translates to MDIRAYISSGIIESYVLGLASEEEVSILNCIRKNNVEVEQAIIEAETALEELADSQAMEMPMQFKQEIWNKLIAENLVPSEDQEVNEVLAPASTGDSEVIAIGADKKTLGARSYTWTVAASLLLAVSIGANIFLYQRKQDTVNKLNQTTSLLDAEQEKVATLQNKWALVQNPAIKTIPLKGVESKPDYRALVFWDQASKAVYLSIEHMPVAPKGKQYQLWAMVDGKPVNAGVFPLDSKGDTASKMLDIPKAQAFAITLEDEGGKDAPTLSALCVMGSI, encoded by the coding sequence TTGGATATTAGAGCATACATATCGTCGGGGATTATTGAATCGTACGTTTTGGGGCTGGCTTCTGAAGAAGAAGTGAGCATCTTGAATTGTATTCGAAAAAATAATGTCGAAGTGGAACAGGCCATCATCGAAGCGGAAACTGCACTCGAAGAGTTGGCTGATAGCCAAGCGATGGAGATGCCTATGCAGTTCAAACAAGAGATATGGAATAAACTTATAGCGGAAAATCTTGTGCCAAGCGAAGATCAGGAAGTCAACGAAGTCCTCGCGCCCGCTTCGACAGGTGATAGCGAAGTAATTGCTATCGGTGCCGACAAGAAAACGCTCGGTGCTCGGTCTTATACGTGGACGGTTGCAGCGAGTCTATTGTTAGCTGTTAGTATTGGTGCTAATATTTTCTTATATCAACGCAAACAGGATACAGTAAATAAGTTAAATCAGACGACGTCCTTACTTGATGCTGAACAAGAAAAAGTAGCGACATTACAGAACAAATGGGCACTCGTTCAAAACCCAGCGATCAAAACGATCCCTCTTAAGGGCGTAGAAAGTAAACCCGATTACCGTGCCTTGGTATTTTGGGATCAGGCATCAAAGGCAGTTTATCTAAGCATTGAGCACATGCCAGTTGCACCTAAAGGAAAGCAATATCAGCTGTGGGCAATGGTTGACGGTAAACCTGTTAATGCAGGTGTTTTTCCATTGGACTCAAAAGGAGACACAGCAAGTAAGATGCTTGATATTCCCAAAGCACAGGCTTTTGCCATTACGCTGGAAGATGAAGGCGGGAAAGATGCTCCAACGCTCAGCGCATTATGTGTAATGGGGAGTATATAA
- a CDS encoding ferritin-like domain-containing protein, whose translation MNLLNVFEQINAVDPEFSDRISPRREAIKSLASMSKKVTLAALPFMIGELFKKAYGATAPTDVNGVLNYALTLEYLEAEYYTMGVAKAGLIPTGKPLGAITTIRDHEVAHVNFLKQVLGSKAVSKPTFDFTAGGTFGNVFSDYDTFLAVAQAFEDTGVRAYKGQAGILLGNRVVLTAALQIHSVEARHASHIRQMRRARGGGAANQKPWITGNNDSGIGAVVDPVYAGENNVTQAGVDITTLSSASGKISTNAATQSFDEPLTAEAVLNIAGLFIKS comes from the coding sequence ATGAATCTCTTAAACGTTTTTGAACAAATAAATGCTGTAGATCCTGAATTCAGCGATCGCATCAGCCCTCGCCGTGAAGCAATCAAAAGTTTGGCTTCCATGAGTAAAAAAGTAACCTTGGCTGCCCTGCCCTTTATGATAGGTGAACTCTTTAAAAAAGCCTACGGTGCCACTGCGCCCACAGATGTAAATGGTGTACTCAACTATGCCTTGACATTGGAATATCTCGAAGCAGAATATTACACAATGGGTGTTGCCAAGGCAGGTCTTATCCCCACAGGTAAACCACTAGGTGCGATAACCACCATTCGTGACCATGAAGTTGCACATGTGAATTTTCTGAAACAGGTATTGGGCAGTAAAGCTGTTTCAAAACCAACCTTTGATTTTACTGCTGGTGGCACTTTTGGCAATGTTTTCAGTGACTATGATACATTTTTAGCTGTCGCACAAGCATTTGAAGATACTGGTGTAAGAGCTTATAAAGGCCAGGCGGGAATTTTACTTGGCAATCGCGTTGTACTGACCGCCGCACTGCAGATCCATTCGGTTGAGGCAAGACATGCCTCCCATATCCGTCAAATGCGCCGTGCCCGCGGAGGTGGAGCCGCCAATCAAAAACCTTGGATTACCGGAAACAATGACAGTGGTATAGGAGCAGTTGTCGATCCGGTTTATGCAGGCGAAAATAATGTGACACAAGCGGGAGTGGATATTACGACTTTGTCAAGCGCCTCGGGGAAAATTTCGACCAATGCAGCCACTCAGTCATTCGACGAACCTCTAACTGCAGAAGCTGTACTTAATATTGCAGGTTTATTTATAAAATCCTAA
- a CDS encoding ferritin-like domain-containing protein, with protein MEKITSHNETLLNSNSDMDKRDLRRRDFLKYAGASAATLAILGMSSCKKDHDDGMDNGGKGMYFGSGDIAILNYAYALEQLEAAFYIQLVNNPYSGMTDMEKTFFTDIRDHEIAHREFFKVALGAKAISSLEFNLAGVNFNSRETVLATAKTFEDLGVSAYNGAGWLIKDVNYLLLAGKIVSVEARHAAWVRDMIDNGSFANQEVVDSNGLDLAKSPSVVLSAAAPFIKSKIDVSDLPTY; from the coding sequence ATGGAAAAGATAACCTCCCACAACGAAACACTATTGAACTCCAATAGTGACATGGACAAAAGAGATCTCAGACGAAGAGACTTTTTAAAATATGCAGGAGCCAGCGCAGCGACATTAGCCATACTCGGTATGTCGAGCTGTAAAAAAGACCACGACGATGGTATGGATAACGGCGGCAAGGGCATGTATTTTGGCAGCGGCGACATTGCTATCCTAAATTATGCCTATGCACTTGAACAACTTGAAGCCGCATTCTACATCCAGTTAGTCAATAATCCCTATAGCGGTATGACGGATATGGAAAAAACTTTTTTTACCGATATCCGTGATCATGAAATCGCTCACCGTGAGTTCTTCAAAGTGGCCTTGGGTGCCAAAGCCATTTCAAGTCTCGAATTTAATCTAGCTGGCGTCAATTTCAATAGCCGTGAAACAGTACTGGCAACAGCAAAAACATTTGAAGACCTTGGTGTTTCGGCTTACAATGGTGCTGGTTGGCTAATCAAAGATGTCAATTATTTACTATTGGCAGGTAAGATTGTTTCTGTTGAAGCACGACATGCCGCTTGGGTCAGAGATATGATCGACAACGGCAGTTTTGCCAATCAAGAAGTAGTGGATTCAAATGGTCTTGATCTCGCAAAGAGTCCAAGCGTGGTGCTTAGTGCCGCTGCACCATTTATTAAGTCCAAGATTGATGTTAGTGATCTACCAACCTATTAA